AAAATGtcctcccctttcccctctgcctgtacAGCAACACTATACTGTTTAGAGCAGTGGGTCTTCACATTCTTCCCCTTCACTCTATCAACCTGATGAAAATCAGATGAAAACTATAGATCTGCTTCCATATAAACACACATGAAACTGCACATAATTTCAGGAGTTCACAGATTTCCTTTGAAGCCACAaccctcctttaaaaaattatctatgaaGGCAGAGCTGCAGACAGGCTGCCTTTAAGGGGCCTGACATACATGGTCACTTCTCTAAATCTATAAACGCTGAGAAATCACCCTCAGTTTAGAGAGGTCAGGAAAATAAGGAATAGCTCCATGGACATAGTAAAGATTAAGGTGAAGCCCTGAAGAATACACAGGACTTACCCATGTAGAGCTGCAGAAGGGCATCCCAGCAGAAGTGCACTGAGTACATACAAAGACTAGTTGAAGTATGAGTTCTCTCATTACTCATGAGCATTAATAGCACTTAGCACCCTGAATTATAATTATCTGTTGATAAGTCTATTTCTCTCACTAGCAGGTATGCACTAAGCACCTAGCACAGGACCACATTCATAAACTAAACAATGCCTGTTGCACCAATGAATGTTGAAAGGTGAAGTGATAGGTCAGATCACAGGAAGCTTGTACTGTCACAAGGTTTTAGAGGAGAATGGTCTCAAAACATTCTGAATTGTTAAACTTTTTTAGCACGCATTAGTAGTACTTAAAGTGTTAAGAATATATCATCCACATCTTTTCATTAGGGCAGTTTCTATGAGGACCACTATCAATACTGTTACCTTAGTTTCTACAATTATTTATACTTAACAAAATTGCTGTGCCTTAAAATACTTTACAGTACACACTTTCCCAGATTCAAATGAGTTAGAACAGTATCAATATGAATCaatatacttaagaaaataacttttaaatctttggaatttatatgtgtattatatgcttaaaagaaaaaacatgagagaaaattataaaagatgtTTGGCCAGGGTGCACTTTTCTATTCTCACAGAAAGCAATTCATAGTAAATGAGATGCCATACCTTCATTATAACTACCAGTTATTTGAAAATACTGGTAAACCTATGGAATTCATACAtgtgagaagaaataaaagcatcgaATTATTCTTATGAGAACTACTGAAGATCAAAGTCTCTCATCCATTGTTTAAAAAACGAAATCACCCTGCCAGAAACAGAACCTAAAAGGAAAACACATGACCTGGACAGCCATCATCTCCACCCTCCTGTTCACACAGGCCAACAGAGGACTTACCGTGGGGATTGCAGTGGTGCAGCTGACCCTTCTGAGCCGTCTCTGCATCAGGTCATGCTCCATACCGTTAACTTCAGCCTTCAACCGCTCTAGCTCCTCTTTCTCAAGTTTCAACTGCTTTGCTAACCTCTCCATCCTTGCTCGCTGATGTAACAGCAAGGCTATAGTGTTACAGACAAAGTCATTGCAGAAGGTAACAGTGAAATGACTGGGAAATTTCTATATGCATTGCTAATGCACAAAATACTCAAAAGAAACCCTGTCCTCCAATTTGAGTTGGCATTTACTCTTGTGTCTTGCTAAGGCTGTTTTTAATTTGGCTCTTGTAACTGCTGCCAAAATAATACCATCTGTACATCCTTCATTTCCCCTAAGATTATCTTTTTAACTATACCTGCGTGGGTTTTAAACAGGCTCAATACTAGGCATACCAAATTACAATCATTATTACTATTCTTCTTATATactgaaagaatattaaaatctcaAATACTTTGAAATCtgaatagacttttaaaaaattctgtcctCCTTTTAGTTAGGTCCATCATTAACTAATCCAACATTAGTCTTAGTCACCAATCCCACTTATAACTATATACCACTTATAAATATTACACCCTCCAGGCCAATCTCTTTAGAAAAGATTCCAATTCTTTAACCTTGATGAACTTTGGCCTACCCTCTGTGAATGAATGTCCTTTTCCCACTCTGTAGTTTGTTTTTTGACAATATCAATTTCACCTGTTTTTATCCTAATGAATGTTCCCCCTAATGAATGACCCCTATTAGGGTCACTATTATCCTGcctatattttcatattttaaaacaaagcctaTGGAGAACTCTGAAGCACTAACCTTATTTTCCTAACCCTATCCTTGATAGCAATGCTACTGcccaatatttaataaatactaatcATTTAACTAAACCAAGCAgctaatataaatttattttgaacaGACTGCCACCTCACCACAAAgattaaatttcataaaaaggCTAAAATTACCTTGCGTATAGGCATAGTCATCTGATCCAGAACTAGAACTCCTCTGGTATTTatggcttcccttttctcccccagAGCCTGGTACCACTGAAATAGGCTGAATAGGTTCTGGGGCTGCAGAACGTTCTTCTTGGTCcactaaatttaaaagattttcagtCGTTGCTCGACCTACAGTGATTTTAAAAACGGTAGTTGGGTTTGGTATCACTCGAGGAGATGGTGATGGAGCACATGAAGGTCCAGTTGGCtgtgtatatgtaatatacacaGGATTAACACTAAATGGAGGTTTTGGTTGACTGGATATTCCTCTTGAAGGAGAACTTGAAGGTGGTGTGGTAGCTGTGTACAGTGAGTGCTGATTTCGTGGAGACGGCTGATTACTGATAGGTGAAGGACTCCTATTAATTGCTGTCCCAGGTCTTTGAGAGGGTTCAACTGTAATTTCTATCTTCTTCATGGATCCTTTGGGTAAGCTAGATGTTGTATATGGAAGATAGGCTACTGAATGGCTTCCCTGTTTCTGATAGCTAGGAGGTCCTTGTTGATATGGATGGGGTGGAGTAGTTGAAGGACTGGGTGGCATAAAGACGTGGGAACTTGGGTGGCCCAACTGGGAAGGTTGCACTTGATGCTGTGGAGAGCTGAAGGGTGAAGGACACTGAGAAGGGGGTGGTGAATGGTAAGCAGGTTGAGGAATCTGCTGCTGTTTAGGAGAATACTGAGAAGGTTGATAGTTCTGTTGATGTGGATAAACAGGTAAAGGACGTTGGCTATAATGAGGCACTGGGCCCTGTGGTGAGGACTGCCAAGGTGTACTCTGAGGAGTTTGTCTTCCTGATGAACTCTGAGATGTCTGTCTAATATAAATAGAACCAGGAGACCCATAGAGATTGCTTGGAATTTGTGGAAGAATTTGTAAAGCTCTTGGTACAGTCTGTCCAGAAGGGAGGTTTTGGGATACTGTAACAGTAATCGGATTTGTACTATACCGAGGTATGTGCATGTATGAAGGAGGTGGTGGCGGCGGTGGTGAAGGCCCTTGCATAGCAGATGGAGTCATTCCTGTTTGCAGGGAAGATGGCTGTTGAGGTGGCTGTGAAGGAGGAGTAGCTGCACTTCTAGTCTGTTCATTCATAAAAAATGGATTGTAGTTCGGAGTAGCAGCCACAACAGCTGGAGCTGAGTGTGGTTCCTGAACTAAACATATCAGCTGTTTACTTGCTGCATGCTGTGGATCAATATGTCCATCACTTGAGCTATGTACCAGTGTTCGACCACCATTAAGTTGTGCTCCATCTCCT
The Vulpes vulpes isolate BD-2025 chromosome X, VulVul3, whole genome shotgun sequence genome window above contains:
- the TAB3 gene encoding TGF-beta-activated kinase 1 and MAP3K7-binding protein 3 isoform X2, which gives rise to MAQSSPQLDMQVLHDLRQRFPEIPEGVVSQCMLQNNNNLEACCRALSQESSKYLYMEYHSPDDNRMNRNRLLHINLGIHSPSSYHPGDGAQLNGGRTLVHSSSDGHIDPQHAASKQLICLVQEPHSAPAVVAATPNYNPFFMNEQTRSAATPPSQPPQQPSSLQTGMTPSAMQGPSPPPPPPPSYMHIPRYSTNPITVTVSQNLPSGQTVPRALQILPQIPSNLYGSPGSIYIRQTSQSSSGRQTPQSTPWQSSPQGPVPHYSQRPLPVYPHQQNYQPSQYSPKQQQIPQPAYHSPPPSQCPSPFSSPQHQVQPSQLGHPSSHVFMPPSPSTTPPHPYQQGPPSYQKQGSHSVAYLPYTTSSLPKGSMKKIEITVEPSQRPGTAINRSPSPISNQPSPRNQHSLYTATTPPSSSPSRGISSQPKPPFSVNPVYITYTQPTGPSCAPSPSPRVIPNPTTVFKITVGRATTENLLNLVDQEERSAAPEPIQPISVVPGSGGEKGSHKYQRSSSSGSDDYAYTQALLLHQRARMERLAKQLKLEKEELERLKAEVNGMEHDLMQRRLRRVSCTTAIPTPEEMTRLRSMNRQLQINVDCTLKEVDLLQSRGNFDPKAMNNFYDNIEPGPVVPPKPSKKEHLTGSKQSPRTQPRDEDYEGAPWNCDSCTFLNHPALNRCEQCEMPRYT
- the TAB3 gene encoding TGF-beta-activated kinase 1 and MAP3K7-binding protein 3 isoform X1; translation: MAQSSPQLDMQVLHDLRQRFPEIPEGVVSQCMLQNNNNLEACCRALSQESSKYLYMEYHSPDDNRMNRNRLLHINLGIHSPSSYHPGDGAQLNGGRTLVHSSSDGHIDPQHAASKQLICLVQEPHSAPAVVAATPNYNPFFMNEQTRSAATPPSQPPQQPSSLQTGMTPSAMQGPSPPPPPPPSYMHIPRYSTNPITVTVSQNLPSGQTVPRALQILPQIPSNLYGSPGSIYIRQTSQSSSGRQTPQSTPWQSSPQGPVPHYSQRPLPVYPHQQNYQPSQYSPKQQQIPQPAYHSPPPSQCPSPFSSPQHQVQPSQLGHPSSHVFMPPSPSTTPPHPYQQGPPSYQKQGSHSVAYLPYTTSSLPKGSMKKIEITVEPSQRPGTAINRSPSPISNQPSPRNQHSLYTATTPPSSSPSRGISSQPKPPFSVNPVYITYTQPTGPSCAPSPSPRVIPNPTTVFKITVGRATTENLLNLVDQEERSAAPEPIQPISVVPGSGGEKGSHKYQRSSSSGSDDYAYTQALLLHQRARMERLAKQLKLEKEELERLKAEVNGMEHDLMQRRLRRVSCTTAIPTPEEMTRLRSMNRQLQINVDCTLKEVDLLQSRGNFDPKAMNNFYDNIEPGPVVPPKPSKKDSSDPCTIERKARRISVTSKVQADVHDTQAAAAEEHLTGSKQSPRTQPRDEDYEGAPWNCDSCTFLNHPALNRCEQCEMPRYT
- the TAB3 gene encoding TGF-beta-activated kinase 1 and MAP3K7-binding protein 3 isoform X3; the protein is MAQSSPQLDMQVLHDLRQRFPEIPEGVVSQCMLQNNNNLEACCRALSQESSKYLYMEYHSPDDNRMNRNRLLHINLGIHSPSSYHPGDGAQLNGGRTLVHSSSDGHIDPQHAASKQLICLVQEPHSAPAVVAATPNYNPFFMNEQTRSAATPPSQPPQQPSSLQTGMTPSAMQGPSPPPPPPPSYMHIPRYSTNPITVTVSQNLPSGQTVPRALQILPQIPSNLYGSPGSIYIRQTSQSSSGRQTPQSTPWQSSPQGPVPHYSQRPLPVYPHQQNYQPSQYSPKQQQIPQPAYHSPPPSQCPSPFSSPQHQVQPSQLGHPSSHVFMPPSPSTTPPHPYQQGPPSYQKQGSHSVAYLPYTTSSLPKGSMKKIEITVEPSQRPGTAINRSPSPISNQPSPRNQHSLYTATTPPSSSPSRGISSQPKPPFSVNPVYITYTQPTGPSCAPSPSPRVIPNPTTVFKITVGRATTENLLNLVDQEERSAAPEPIQPISVVPGSGGEKGSHKYQRSSSSGSDDYAYTQALLLHQRARMERLAKQLKLEKEELERLKAEVNGMEHDLMQRRLRRVSCTTAIPTSI